A genomic region of Mesorhizobium sp. NZP2077 contains the following coding sequences:
- a CDS encoding PAS domain-containing sensor histidine kinase, whose protein sequence is MAKEARGDFYPVPIVDQNTRPGAVTRLIIFIVVLTGAAIIFGLFRERLGDPFLLGMLGVLAMIGVGFLFATAIGFVQVTPRSTGDELSKAFVDSMAQGLLVTDTKGRVVYANRAYADMTGASSAADLKTVEGLLSDVPEASVTIYRLASGLRDGQPGDGEFRLAQSIRPGADPGARWYRARARTFSVPGQRLPMLAWQLSDISQERAEQERFFLDLQKAIDHLDHAPAGFFSADQDGRVTYINATLAEWLGIDLASFTPGAVTLPDIVAGDGMALVRSVKADPGTTRNAVIDLDLTTMTGEALPVRFMHRVSASREGVGGPTRTIVLNRTQGEDASADLRASEVRFTRFFNSTPMAIAGVDASGRILRTNAPFLSLFSSVVDRDAVDRRVRLDTVIHERERPAFAAAFEKARQRQADIEPIDTVLPGNEERHIRFYVNAVADGTGGEGAEESAIVYAVDTTEQKALEGQMAQSQKMQAVGQLAGGIAHDFNNVLTAIIMASDLLLTNHRPSDPSFPDIMNIKQNANRAASLVRQLLAFSRKQTLRPEVLNLTDVLADLRMLLARLVGNDIKLRIDHGRDLWPVKVDIGQFEQVVVNLAVNARDAMPAGGDLTVRTRNVTAEECKTFPYRELTAAAYVVVEAEDTGSGIAPDVLKKIFEPFFTTKEVGKGTGLGLSMVYGIIKQTGGFIFCDSEVGKGSTFRIFLPRHIAEAKTAADPGEAPSAAPVKPVDSTKDLSGSATVLLVEDEDAVRMGGMRALISRGYTVHEASSGVEALEVFEALGGKVDIVVSDVVMPEMDGPTLLGELRKRQPDIKFVFVSGYAEDAFARNLPADAHFGFLPKPFSLKQLATIVKDVLES, encoded by the coding sequence ATGGCCAAGGAAGCGCGCGGCGATTTCTATCCGGTACCGATCGTCGACCAGAACACGCGACCGGGCGCGGTCACCCGGCTCATCATCTTCATCGTCGTTCTGACGGGCGCCGCGATCATCTTCGGCCTGTTCCGCGAGCGCCTCGGCGACCCGTTCCTGCTCGGCATGCTGGGCGTGCTGGCGATGATCGGCGTTGGCTTCCTGTTCGCGACCGCGATCGGCTTCGTACAGGTGACGCCGCGCTCGACCGGCGATGAACTGTCCAAGGCTTTCGTCGATTCGATGGCACAGGGCCTGCTGGTGACGGACACCAAGGGCCGCGTCGTCTACGCCAATCGGGCCTATGCAGACATGACTGGAGCCTCCTCGGCCGCCGACCTCAAGACGGTCGAAGGGCTGCTTTCGGATGTTCCCGAGGCCTCGGTGACCATTTACCGGCTGGCATCCGGCCTGCGTGACGGCCAGCCGGGCGACGGCGAATTTCGGCTGGCGCAGTCGATCCGACCCGGCGCCGACCCGGGCGCCCGCTGGTACAGGGCGCGTGCCCGCACGTTCAGCGTTCCGGGCCAGCGATTGCCGATGCTGGCCTGGCAACTCTCCGACATTTCGCAGGAACGGGCGGAGCAGGAGCGTTTCTTCCTCGACCTGCAGAAGGCCATCGATCATCTCGACCATGCCCCAGCCGGCTTCTTTTCGGCCGACCAGGACGGGCGGGTCACCTACATCAACGCCACGCTGGCGGAATGGCTGGGCATCGATCTCGCCAGCTTCACGCCCGGCGCCGTAACCTTGCCTGATATCGTTGCCGGCGACGGCATGGCGTTGGTGCGCTCGGTCAAGGCCGATCCCGGCACGACGCGCAACGCGGTCATCGATCTCGACCTGACGACGATGACGGGAGAGGCGCTGCCGGTGCGCTTCATGCATCGCGTTTCGGCCAGCCGCGAAGGTGTCGGCGGCCCGACGCGCACGATCGTGCTCAACCGCACCCAGGGCGAGGATGCTTCGGCCGATCTGCGCGCTTCGGAAGTACGCTTCACCCGCTTCTTCAACTCAACGCCGATGGCGATCGCGGGTGTCGATGCCAGCGGGCGCATCCTGCGCACCAACGCGCCGTTCCTGTCGCTGTTTTCCTCGGTCGTCGACCGGGACGCCGTGGATCGCCGCGTGCGGCTCGATACGGTGATCCATGAGCGCGAGCGGCCGGCTTTTGCCGCCGCATTCGAAAAAGCCCGGCAGCGGCAGGCCGACATCGAGCCGATCGACACCGTGCTGCCCGGTAACGAAGAGCGGCACATCCGATTCTACGTCAATGCCGTCGCCGATGGCACCGGCGGCGAGGGTGCCGAGGAATCGGCCATCGTCTACGCCGTCGACACGACCGAGCAGAAGGCGCTCGAAGGGCAGATGGCGCAAAGCCAGAAGATGCAGGCGGTCGGGCAACTCGCCGGTGGCATCGCCCATGACTTCAACAATGTGCTGACCGCCATCATCATGGCTTCGGACCTGCTTTTGACCAATCACCGGCCGTCGGACCCGTCTTTCCCCGACATCATGAACATCAAGCAGAATGCCAACCGGGCGGCCTCGCTGGTCAGGCAGTTGCTGGCCTTCTCGCGCAAGCAGACGCTGCGGCCGGAAGTGCTGAACCTGACCGACGTGCTCGCCGATCTCAGGATGCTGCTGGCCCGCCTGGTCGGCAACGACATCAAGCTGAGGATCGACCACGGCCGCGACCTGTGGCCGGTGAAGGTCGATATCGGCCAGTTCGAGCAGGTGGTGGTCAATCTGGCGGTCAATGCGCGCGACGCGATGCCTGCCGGCGGCGATCTTACCGTGCGCACCCGCAACGTCACCGCCGAGGAATGCAAGACCTTCCCTTATCGCGAACTCACCGCGGCCGCCTATGTCGTGGTCGAAGCCGAGGACACCGGCAGCGGCATCGCGCCCGATGTGCTGAAGAAGATCTTCGAGCCGTTCTTCACTACCAAGGAGGTCGGCAAGGGCACCGGCCTTGGCCTGTCCATGGTCTACGGCATCATCAAGCAAACCGGCGGCTTCATTTTCTGCGATTCCGAGGTCGGCAAGGGATCGACCTTCCGCATCTTCCTGCCGCGCCACATCGCGGAAGCGAAGACGGCGGCCGACCCCGGGGAAGCGCCAAGCGCAGCACCAGTCAAACCAGTCGACAGCACCAAGGACCTGTCCGGGTCAGCCACGGTGCTGCTGGTCGAGGACGAGGATGCCGTGCGCATGGGCGGCATGCGAGCCCTGATTTCGCGCGGCTACACCGTGCACGAGGCATCCTCCGGCGTCGAGGCGCTGGAAGTGTTCGAAGCCTTGGGCGGCAAGGTCGACATCGTCGTTTCCGACGTGGTGATGCCGGAAATGGACGGGCCGACCCTGCTTGGCGAATTGCGCAAGCGCCAGCCGGACATCAAGTTCGTCTTCGTGTCCGGCTATGCCGAGGATGCATTCGCCAGGAACCTGCCGGCCGACGCGCATTTCGGCTTCCTGCCGAAGCCGTTCTCGCTCAAGCAACTGGCGACGATCGTCAAGGACGTGCTTGAGTCCTAA
- a CDS encoding histidine phosphatase family protein yields the protein MSRLYLLRHAKAGWALPGMRDFDRPLDPSGRADAEIMGTAMRSRGYVPDLTLCSNARRAKETLEGLAGQTDTGKVLFLDTLYSEDAAGYLRLIREHGGPGSLLVIGHNPMTEDLAMAVSGDGDETARALLNHGFPTSGLAVVRFLDELAKASQEAGYLEAFLTPADL from the coding sequence GTGAGCAGGCTCTATCTGTTGCGACACGCCAAGGCCGGCTGGGCGCTGCCCGGCATGCGTGATTTCGATCGCCCGCTCGACCCATCCGGCCGCGCCGACGCCGAGATCATGGGCACCGCCATGCGCTCACGTGGCTATGTCCCCGACCTGACATTGTGCTCCAACGCTAGGCGCGCCAAGGAAACGCTCGAAGGCCTGGCCGGCCAGACCGATACCGGCAAGGTGCTGTTTCTCGACACGCTCTACAGCGAAGACGCCGCCGGCTATCTGCGCCTTATCCGGGAGCATGGCGGGCCGGGTTCACTGCTGGTCATCGGCCACAACCCGATGACGGAGGACCTTGCCATGGCGGTCTCGGGCGATGGCGACGAGACGGCGCGTGCGCTGCTCAATCACGGTTTCCCGACCTCAGGCCTGGCGGTGGTTCGTTTTCTGGACGAATTGGCGAAAGCAAGCCAGGAAGCGGGTTATCTCGAAGCGTTTCTGACACCGGCCGATCTCTAG
- the dksA gene encoding RNA polymerase-binding protein DksA, with protein sequence MNDIVTADYVPSEDEPFMNERQKSYFRLKLVTWKNDILREARETLEILQQENANHPDLADRASSETDRAIELRARDRQRKLISKIDSALQRIDEGTYGYCEETGEPIALKRLDARPIATLSIEAQERHERREKVYRDD encoded by the coding sequence ATGAACGACATCGTTACCGCCGATTACGTACCCTCCGAAGACGAGCCGTTCATGAACGAACGGCAGAAATCCTACTTCCGCCTGAAGCTTGTTACCTGGAAAAATGACATATTGCGCGAAGCGCGCGAAACTCTCGAAATCCTGCAGCAGGAAAACGCCAACCACCCCGACCTCGCCGACCGCGCCTCTTCGGAAACAGACCGCGCCATCGAGCTCAGGGCCCGCGATCGTCAGCGGAAACTCATTTCAAAGATCGATTCGGCGCTCCAGCGCATCGATGAAGGCACTTACGGCTACTGCGAGGAAACCGGCGAGCCGATCGCGCTGAAGCGGCTTGACGCGCGTCCGATCGCCACCTTGTCGATCGAAGCGCAGGAACGGCACGAGCGCCGCGAAAAAGTCTATCGCGACGACTGA
- the urtA gene encoding urea ABC transporter substrate-binding protein — MFSASVVAAGLLMSAPARAAEDTIKVGILHSLSGTMAISETTLKDAMLMLIEQQNAKGGLLGKKLEAVVVDPASNWPLFAEKARELISKDKVAAVFGCWTSVSRKSVLPVFSELDNILFYPVQYEGEESERNVFYTGAAPNQQAIPAVDYLMSKDGGSVKRWVLEGTDYVYPRTTNKILEAYLKSKGVAAEDIMTNYTPFGFSDWQTEVSAIKKFGSAGKKTAVVSTVNGDANVPFYKELGNQGIKAEDIPVMAFSVGEEELAGLDTKPLVGHLAAWNYFESVNTPENKKFISDWHKFIKNNKRTTNDPMEAHYIGFNMWVKAVEKAGTTDPDKVIDAMIGVSVPNLTGGYSTMMPNHHITKPVLIGEIQANGQFQTVSKTPGLVMGDEWSDYLPDSKDLISDWRAPLSCGNFNVKTGKCGGKGTN, encoded by the coding sequence ATGTTTTCGGCGAGCGTTGTTGCCGCCGGTCTGTTGATGTCGGCTCCCGCCAGGGCGGCCGAGGACACGATCAAGGTCGGCATTCTCCATTCGCTGTCGGGGACTATGGCGATTTCGGAGACGACGCTGAAGGACGCGATGCTGATGCTCATCGAGCAACAGAACGCCAAGGGCGGCCTGCTCGGCAAGAAGCTCGAGGCCGTCGTCGTCGATCCGGCTTCCAACTGGCCGCTGTTCGCCGAGAAGGCGCGCGAGCTGATTTCGAAGGACAAAGTTGCGGCTGTGTTCGGCTGCTGGACGTCGGTGTCGCGCAAATCGGTGCTGCCGGTGTTCTCCGAACTCGACAACATCCTGTTCTATCCCGTCCAGTATGAGGGCGAGGAAAGCGAGCGCAACGTCTTCTACACCGGTGCGGCTCCGAACCAGCAGGCCATTCCGGCCGTCGACTATCTGATGAGCAAGGATGGCGGCTCGGTGAAGCGTTGGGTGCTGGAAGGCACCGACTACGTCTATCCGCGCACCACCAACAAGATTCTCGAAGCCTATCTGAAATCCAAGGGCGTCGCGGCCGAGGACATCATGACCAACTATACGCCGTTCGGTTTCTCGGACTGGCAGACGGAAGTCTCGGCGATCAAGAAATTCGGTTCGGCCGGCAAGAAGACCGCTGTCGTCTCGACCGTCAACGGCGATGCCAATGTGCCGTTCTACAAGGAACTCGGCAACCAGGGCATCAAGGCTGAGGACATCCCGGTCATGGCCTTCTCGGTCGGCGAGGAAGAACTGGCCGGTCTCGACACCAAGCCGCTGGTCGGCCATCTCGCCGCCTGGAACTATTTCGAGAGCGTCAACACGCCTGAGAACAAGAAGTTCATCTCCGACTGGCACAAGTTCATCAAGAACAACAAGCGCACCACCAACGACCCGATGGAAGCCCACTATATCGGCTTCAACATGTGGGTGAAGGCGGTTGAGAAGGCCGGCACCACCGATCCGGACAAGGTCATCGATGCCATGATCGGCGTTTCGGTGCCGAACCTTACCGGCGGCTATTCGACGATGATGCCGAACCACCACATCACCAAGCCTGTCCTGATCGGCGAAATCCAGGCCAATGGCCAGTTCCAAACGGTTTCGAAGACGCCGGGCCTTGTGATGGGCGACGAATGGTCCGACTACCTGCCGGATTCCAAGGACCTGATCTCCGATTGGCGCGCGCCGCTCAGCTGCGGCAACTTCAACGTCAAAACCGGCAAGTGCGGCGGCAAGGGCACGAACTGA
- a CDS encoding PhoX family phosphatase, with product MADFPSSSSPVIRDIIAERVSRRTLLKGSLASGALIAGGSFVGSLFAGETHAAAALSTLGFPELKRVYDKTHAAAEGYETTVVARWGDPLVAGLPVFDGNTVPAAEQEKRFGYNCDYIAFLPLPKGSVNSDHGLLCVNNEYISPNVMFPGMTEDNAGKTMSKEQVDLGLAAMGHSIVEIMFKDGKWQTVEDSPLNRRITATTEMTVSGPVAGHALLKTSTDATGTKVLGTSYNCSGGFTPWGTVLTCEEGVSDLFGGDPKKAPAADILDRYGFDGSDIYGRGRFHDRFNIDKEPNEPNRFDWVVEIDPYDPHSKPVKRTALGRMSHEASTVVLNKDGRIVVYMGDDDYFEYMYRYVSNKAYDKANPASSSGLLDDGVLSVARYDADGSMTWLPLVHGQGKLTAENGFADQAEVLLKTRLAADALGATPMDRPEDIETNPVTGRVYAVMTKNKKRDESKVNPANTRPENLWGHIVELIPPGGRGADADHTAEKYAWDLFVLCGNPKDAKVGATFHPDTSDNGWFVCPDNITFDPAGRLWVATDGANDFDLPDGVYGVDTEGPARGLPKLLFTCPHGAEATGPCFTPDGTTLFLSVQHPSEDAETLDKAQSLWPDFKDGQPPRPSVVAIRRKDGQPVGA from the coding sequence ATGGCCGACTTCCCGTCTTCATCCTCCCCTGTCATTCGCGATATCATCGCCGAGCGCGTCTCGCGCCGGACCCTCCTGAAAGGCAGCCTTGCTTCCGGTGCGTTGATCGCCGGCGGCAGCTTTGTCGGCTCGTTGTTTGCCGGCGAAACACATGCGGCTGCGGCACTTTCCACGCTCGGTTTTCCCGAGCTGAAGCGCGTCTATGACAAGACCCACGCCGCCGCGGAAGGTTACGAAACAACTGTTGTCGCACGCTGGGGCGATCCGCTTGTCGCCGGCCTGCCGGTTTTCGACGGTAACACGGTTCCAGCCGCCGAACAGGAAAAGCGCTTCGGCTACAACTGCGATTACATCGCCTTCCTGCCGTTGCCCAAGGGTTCGGTGAACTCCGACCATGGCCTGCTTTGCGTCAATAACGAATACATCTCGCCCAACGTGATGTTCCCCGGCATGACCGAAGACAACGCCGGCAAGACGATGAGCAAGGAACAGGTCGATCTCGGCCTGGCGGCGATGGGTCATTCGATCGTTGAAATCATGTTCAAGGACGGCAAGTGGCAAACGGTCGAGGACAGCCCGCTCAACCGCCGCATCACCGCCACCACCGAAATGACGGTTTCCGGACCGGTGGCAGGCCATGCGCTGCTCAAGACGTCCACCGACGCGACCGGCACAAAAGTGCTCGGCACCAGCTACAATTGCAGCGGCGGCTTCACCCCCTGGGGCACCGTGCTGACCTGCGAGGAAGGCGTTTCCGACCTGTTCGGCGGCGACCCGAAAAAGGCGCCGGCCGCTGACATTCTCGACCGCTACGGCTTCGACGGCTCCGACATCTATGGCCGTGGCCGTTTCCATGACCGCTTCAACATCGACAAGGAGCCGAACGAGCCGAACCGCTTCGACTGGGTCGTCGAGATCGACCCTTATGATCCCCACTCAAAGCCGGTGAAGCGCACGGCCCTTGGCCGCATGTCGCACGAGGCCTCGACCGTCGTCCTCAACAAGGACGGCCGCATCGTCGTCTACATGGGCGACGACGACTATTTCGAATACATGTACCGCTACGTCTCGAACAAGGCCTACGACAAGGCGAATCCGGCTTCCAGCAGCGGCCTTCTGGACGATGGCGTGCTATCGGTCGCCCGTTACGATGCCGATGGCTCGATGACCTGGCTGCCGCTGGTTCACGGCCAAGGCAAGCTCACCGCCGAGAACGGCTTTGCCGACCAGGCCGAAGTGCTGTTGAAGACGCGCCTTGCCGCGGATGCCCTCGGCGCGACCCCGATGGACCGGCCGGAGGACATCGAGACCAATCCGGTCACCGGCCGCGTCTACGCCGTCATGACCAAAAACAAGAAGCGCGACGAATCCAAGGTCAATCCGGCCAACACGCGGCCCGAAAACCTCTGGGGCCACATAGTCGAGCTGATCCCGCCCGGCGGCCGAGGCGCTGACGCCGACCACACCGCCGAGAAATATGCATGGGACCTGTTCGTGCTCTGCGGCAATCCCAAGGACGCGAAAGTCGGCGCCACCTTCCATCCCGACACGTCGGACAATGGCTGGTTCGTCTGCCCCGACAACATCACCTTCGATCCGGCCGGACGGCTGTGGGTGGCGACCGACGGCGCTAATGATTTCGACCTTCCGGACGGCGTCTATGGCGTCGACACGGAAGGTCCGGCGCGTGGCCTGCCAAAGCTGCTGTTCACCTGCCCGCATGGCGCGGAAGCGACCGGCCCTTGCTTCACGCCGGATGGCACGACGCTGTTCCTTTCGGTCCAGCATCCCTCGGAGGATGCCGAAACGCTCGACAAGGCACAGTCGTTGTGGCCGGATTTCAAGGACGGCCAGCCGCCGCGGCCATCGGTCGTCGCCATCCGCCGCAAGGACGGCCAGCCGGTTGGGGCCTGA
- a CDS encoding YcjX family protein gives MASSLTTFTDEARIALDTLSGRATGLFSPSMRLGVTGLSRAGKTVFISALVHNLIHGGRPPLFEAQKSGRIARAFLEEQPDDAVPRFQYEDHIAALVNDRVWPDSTRAISELRLTIEYEAASGWSRMFSSGKLSVDIVDYPGEWLLDLPLLGKSFADFSREAIEMATLPVREDLSRAWRAISAEIDPNADADEMTARRLAESFAAYLKACKLDERALSTLPPGRFLMPGDLEGSPALTFAPLAGLDRRPRPGSLHAMMERRYEAYKTHVVKPFFREHITRLDRQIVLIDAMQALNAGPGAMADLERAVTEILSCFRPGRGSFLTDLFSRRIDRILIAATKADHLHHESHDRLQAIVRRLADRAVARANFTGADVDVVAMAAVRATREGTVKQGRETLPVIIGTPISGERINGETFDGKTETAIFPGDLPEKIDAVFDTSGPDHRQDSEDPAIRFVRFRPPKLERTAEGVTLSLPHIRLDRALQFLIGDHLA, from the coding sequence TTGGCATCATCGCTGACCACCTTCACCGACGAGGCAAGAATTGCCCTCGATACGCTGTCGGGACGCGCCACCGGGCTTTTTTCGCCGTCGATGCGGTTGGGTGTCACGGGTCTTTCACGCGCGGGCAAGACGGTGTTCATCTCCGCGCTGGTCCACAATCTGATCCATGGCGGACGCCCGCCGCTGTTTGAGGCGCAGAAATCCGGGCGGATCGCGCGCGCCTTCCTCGAAGAACAGCCTGACGACGCCGTGCCGCGCTTCCAGTACGAGGATCACATCGCCGCATTGGTCAACGACCGCGTCTGGCCCGATTCGACACGCGCCATCTCGGAACTGCGGCTGACCATCGAATACGAAGCGGCTTCCGGCTGGAGCCGCATGTTCTCCTCCGGCAAACTGTCGGTCGATATCGTCGACTACCCCGGTGAATGGCTGCTCGACCTGCCGCTGCTCGGCAAATCCTTCGCCGATTTTTCACGTGAGGCCATCGAGATGGCCACTTTGCCGGTGCGCGAGGATCTTTCGCGGGCCTGGCGAGCGATTTCGGCCGAGATCGATCCGAATGCCGACGCCGACGAGATGACCGCACGGCGCTTGGCCGAAAGTTTCGCCGCCTATCTCAAGGCCTGCAAGCTCGACGAACGCGCGCTTTCGACCCTGCCGCCCGGTCGCTTCCTGATGCCAGGCGACCTCGAAGGCTCGCCCGCGCTGACCTTCGCGCCGCTGGCCGGCCTCGACAGGCGTCCGCGCCCGGGATCGCTGCACGCCATGATGGAGAGGCGCTACGAAGCCTACAAGACGCATGTCGTGAAGCCCTTCTTCCGCGAACACATCACGCGTTTGGACCGCCAGATCGTGCTGATCGATGCCATGCAGGCACTGAACGCCGGCCCCGGCGCCATGGCCGACCTCGAGCGCGCCGTGACCGAGATTCTGAGCTGTTTCCGCCCTGGCCGGGGCAGCTTCCTCACCGACCTCTTCTCGCGGCGCATCGACCGCATCCTGATCGCAGCGACCAAGGCCGATCACCTGCATCACGAAAGCCATGACCGGTTGCAGGCGATCGTGCGGCGGCTGGCCGACCGTGCCGTGGCGCGGGCGAATTTCACCGGCGCCGATGTCGACGTGGTCGCCATGGCGGCGGTGCGGGCGACCCGCGAAGGCACGGTCAAGCAGGGCCGCGAGACATTGCCCGTCATCATCGGCACGCCGATCTCCGGCGAGCGGATCAACGGCGAGACGTTCGACGGAAAGACCGAAACAGCCATATTCCCCGGTGACTTGCCGGAAAAGATTGATGCGGTATTCGATACTTCGGGTCCCGATCACCGGCAGGATTCCGAGGACCCGGCAATCCGCTTTGTCCGGTTCCGTCCGCCAAAACTCGAACGCACGGCCGAAGGCGTTACGCTGTCTTTGCCGCATATCCGGCTCGACCGTGCCCTGCAGTTCCTGATCGGAGACCATCTGGCATGA
- a CDS encoding flagellar biosynthetic protein FliO — protein sequence MQWLDSVAGPGYAAALLWTFAALILLVIVLVIIRLVRNLTFGTFVAGGRNRKTRLAVMDATAVDSHRRLVLVRRDDIEHLLLIGGPTDVVVERDIRLAAPRRPALTGDGGLQPVPATAAPAAKPRPPQPAHAPARPAPVPQPMTAAAPPARPRPAAPPPAPAPAPKPVTQAYQSTNVTPLPAYGSANANAIRHAPPPPPRQDSIDETLMKDLEFSLDQPRSGGPVGKPAAKAPQSLDDEMTKLLGELSSQKR from the coding sequence ATGCAGTGGCTGGATAGCGTGGCGGGCCCTGGTTATGCGGCGGCACTCCTGTGGACCTTCGCGGCGCTGATCTTGTTGGTCATCGTGCTTGTCATCATCAGGCTCGTGCGCAACCTGACCTTCGGCACGTTTGTCGCGGGTGGCCGGAACCGCAAGACGCGGCTCGCCGTCATGGACGCCACCGCCGTCGACAGCCATCGCCGGCTGGTATTGGTGCGCCGCGACGACATCGAGCACCTGCTTCTGATTGGCGGCCCGACCGACGTCGTCGTCGAGCGCGACATCCGTCTTGCCGCCCCGCGCCGTCCGGCGCTGACGGGAGATGGCGGCCTGCAGCCTGTCCCGGCCACCGCGGCCCCGGCGGCCAAACCGCGGCCGCCTCAGCCGGCTCACGCACCGGCACGACCGGCACCGGTGCCGCAACCGATGACCGCGGCCGCGCCGCCTGCCCGCCCGCGCCCGGCAGCGCCGCCACCGGCCCCGGCGCCCGCACCAAAACCGGTGACGCAGGCCTATCAATCGACCAATGTTACGCCGCTGCCTGCCTACGGCTCCGCCAACGCCAATGCCATCAGGCACGCGCCACCACCGCCGCCAAGGCAGGACAGCATCGACGAAACGTTGATGAAGGACCTCGAATTTTCGCTCGACCAGCCCCGCTCCGGCGGTCCGGTGGGCAAACCGGCAGCCAAGGCGCCGCAGTCGCTCGACGATGAGATGACCAAGCTGCTGGGCGAACTCTCAAGCCAGAAGAGATGA
- a CDS encoding DeoD-type purine-nucleoside phosphorylase: MTPHIEADKGDYAETVLLPGDPQRAEWMAKTFLEAPRRVNRRRGALGFTGLFRGRPISIQSTGIGVSSFLIYVHELLDYYGVRTLIRTGTCGGLSDEVKLRSLVISQMARPENTESGQVFGLYGADTGPDPALLACALAKAAELGIDHHAGLTACTDIFYHPEARTRYAEARALGALAVDMETSALYRISAHFGARALSLLTVVDNLVTGEQADYSERQALFADMSRLALEIAREGR, from the coding sequence TTGACGCCACACATCGAGGCAGACAAGGGCGACTACGCCGAGACAGTGCTGTTGCCGGGTGATCCGCAGCGTGCGGAATGGATGGCGAAGACATTTCTGGAAGCGCCGCGCCGCGTCAATCGCCGACGCGGTGCTCTGGGCTTTACCGGCCTGTTTCGCGGCCGGCCCATCAGCATTCAGTCGACGGGTATCGGCGTTTCATCGTTCCTGATCTATGTCCATGAGTTGCTTGACTATTATGGCGTCAGAACACTGATCCGCACCGGCACCTGCGGCGGCCTCAGCGACGAGGTAAAGCTGCGCAGCCTGGTGATCTCGCAAATGGCACGGCCGGAAAACACGGAGAGCGGTCAGGTCTTTGGCCTTTACGGAGCTGATACCGGCCCGGATCCGGCGCTGCTTGCTTGCGCCTTGGCCAAGGCGGCCGAACTCGGCATCGACCACCACGCCGGGCTGACAGCCTGCACCGACATATTTTACCATCCTGAAGCGCGCACCCGCTATGCCGAAGCAAGGGCGCTCGGGGCGCTGGCCGTGGACATGGAAACCAGTGCGCTCTACCGCATCTCGGCGCATTTCGGCGCAAGGGCCTTGTCGCTGCTGACCGTCGTCGACAATCTGGTTACCGGCGAACAGGCCGACTATTCCGAACGCCAGGCGCTTTTCGCCGATATGAGCCGGCTGGCGCTCGAAATCGCTAGGGAAGGGCGCTAG